One uncultured Caproiciproducens sp. DNA segment encodes these proteins:
- a CDS encoding DUF3793 family protein — protein sequence MEDFETLLVRHCSPTLAGIKTGSLFNYTLGRNDNLEIYLQKWNHALNPRGVALTILQQDKGRNLVYVYRPNKLANDLACADLKDFLSSIGYDCSDMNSYLRNLIDRIDQCVSFPHEIGLFLGYPLHDVKGFIENGGQNCKCCGLWKVYCSECQALKLFDKFKKCTRIYCRCFQSGSSITRLTVAA from the coding sequence GTGGAAGATTTTGAAACGCTGTTGGTACGGCACTGTTCCCCGACCCTTGCTGGGATCAAGACAGGAAGTCTGTTTAATTACACATTGGGGCGAAATGACAATTTAGAGATTTATCTGCAAAAATGGAATCATGCATTAAATCCCCGTGGGGTTGCTTTAACTATATTGCAGCAGGATAAAGGTAGGAATTTGGTTTATGTCTATCGTCCGAATAAATTAGCAAATGATTTGGCATGTGCTGATTTAAAAGACTTTCTTTCTTCCATAGGCTACGATTGCAGCGACATGAACTCCTATCTGCGAAATTTGATTGACCGCATCGATCAGTGTGTTTCCTTTCCACATGAAATTGGGCTCTTTTTGGGATATCCCTTGCATGATGTAAAAGGGTTTATTGAGAACGGAGGACAAAACTGCAAATGCTGTGGGTTGTGGAAGGTTTATTGCAGCGAATGTCAGGCACTCAAGCTGTTTGACAAATTTAAAAAATGCACCCGGATTTATTGCCGATGCTTTCAAAGTGGTTCCTCTATTACGCGGCTTACTGTAGCTGCTTAA
- a CDS encoding FeoA family protein, producing MPLTMAQSGEKNIIHEIHGKDETKRFLESLGFVVGGNVTVVSEIGGNMIVNVKDTRIAISKSMANRIMVA from the coding sequence ATGCCGCTTACCATGGCGCAGTCCGGCGAAAAAAATATTATTCATGAGATTCATGGCAAAGATGAAACAAAACGCTTTTTAGAGAGTCTTGGTTTTGTCGTTGGAGGAAATGTTACCGTTGTTTCCGAAATAGGAGGCAATATGATTGTGAATGTGAAAGACACCCGCATTGCAATCAGCAAAAGCATGGCCAACCGGATTATGGTAGCATAA
- a CDS encoding ferrous iron transport protein A, with protein sequence MTLKDVKCGKTVTVTGLNGVGAIKRRIMDMGITKGVEIYVRKVAPLGDPVEITVRNYELSIRKMDAENIEVA encoded by the coding sequence ATGACATTGAAAGATGTAAAATGCGGAAAAACCGTGACAGTAACCGGTCTGAACGGGGTAGGTGCCATCAAGCGAAGAATCATGGACATGGGAATTACAAAGGGTGTGGAGATTTATGTGCGAAAGGTTGCTCCTTTAGGTGACCCGGTGGAAATCACAGTGCGAAACTATGAACTGTCCATTCGCAAAATGGATGCGGAAAACATTGAAGTGGCGTAG
- the feoB gene encoding ferrous iron transport protein B produces the protein MSIKIALAGNPNCGKTTMFNDLTGSSQYVGNWPGVTVEKKEGKLKGHKEVTIVDLPGIYSLSPYTLEEVVTRNFIINEHPDVIINLVDASNIERNLYLTTQLVEIGIPVIIALNMIDVVKKKGDVIDTQKLSAALGCGVIETSAVKGTGSKEVAEKAIAMANTKAVTIPQHSFSEPVEKAVAQIGELSKNKIPSSQYSRWFAVKVFERDQKVAEQLQFSKTVQDQIETEIVGCEEKLDDDSESIITNERYNYIGKLVSKCVHKKNPGMTVSDKIDRIVTNRWLAIPIFAMVMFVVYYVSVSWLGTIVTDWTNDTLFGGIIQPAVGDWLTAVGAADWLNGLVVDGIIGGVGAVLGFVPQMFILFFFLSILEDCGYMARVAFIMDRIFRKFGLSGKSFIPLLISSGCGVPGIMASRTIENEKDRKMTIMVTTFIPCGAKLPIIALIGGAMFPTFVWIAPAMYFLGIIMVIVSGIILKKTRLFAGDPAPFVMELPQYHIPGAKGVLIHMWERGKAFIIKAGTVIFVACGVIWFLSNFGWNMQMVEEDQSILAAIGRVIAPLFIPLGFGNWKAAVATVSGLVAKENVVGTFGVLFGLSDAAEDDPALLGNIATMFTTVGAMSFMVFNLLCAPCFAAIGAIKREMGGWKWTFITIGYQTGLAYAMAFMINQIGSVLVFGQAFGLGTALAVFVLIGMLYLLFRSYKPKNEHTLKEARIGA, from the coding sequence ATGTCGATTAAAATAGCGCTTGCCGGTAACCCAAATTGCGGCAAAACTACCATGTTTAATGACCTGACAGGCAGTTCGCAGTATGTGGGCAACTGGCCAGGCGTAACCGTAGAAAAAAAAGAAGGAAAACTGAAAGGTCACAAAGAGGTGACCATTGTTGATCTGCCAGGTATTTATTCTCTTTCTCCCTATACGCTGGAGGAAGTCGTTACCAGAAATTTCATCATAAATGAACACCCGGATGTAATTATTAATCTGGTTGACGCTTCTAATATAGAAAGAAATTTATATTTAACCACACAGCTTGTTGAGATTGGCATCCCTGTCATTATTGCACTGAATATGATTGACGTTGTCAAGAAAAAAGGGGATGTCATTGATACACAGAAATTAAGCGCGGCTTTGGGCTGCGGAGTGATTGAAACCTCTGCGGTAAAAGGAACTGGTTCCAAAGAAGTTGCGGAAAAAGCAATTGCAATGGCAAATACAAAAGCGGTCACAATTCCGCAACACTCTTTCAGCGAGCCGGTTGAAAAAGCTGTTGCGCAAATTGGGGAATTAAGTAAAAATAAGATTCCCTCATCCCAGTATTCGCGCTGGTTTGCGGTCAAGGTTTTTGAGCGAGACCAAAAGGTAGCGGAACAGCTTCAGTTCAGCAAGACGGTTCAGGATCAAATAGAAACAGAAATCGTCGGCTGCGAAGAGAAATTAGACGATGATTCCGAAAGTATTATTACCAATGAACGCTACAATTATATCGGGAAACTGGTTTCCAAATGCGTACATAAAAAGAACCCGGGAATGACGGTTTCGGATAAAATTGACCGCATTGTTACAAATCGCTGGCTGGCAATTCCGATTTTTGCCATGGTTATGTTTGTTGTTTATTATGTATCTGTTTCGTGGCTTGGTACCATTGTAACCGACTGGACAAACGATACCCTGTTCGGCGGCATCATTCAGCCTGCTGTCGGCGACTGGCTCACTGCGGTTGGTGCGGCGGACTGGCTGAACGGTTTGGTTGTGGATGGTATCATCGGCGGTGTGGGGGCCGTGCTCGGATTTGTTCCGCAGATGTTTATCCTGTTTTTCTTCCTTTCTATTTTGGAGGACTGCGGTTACATGGCGCGTGTTGCGTTTATCATGGACAGAATTTTCCGTAAATTCGGCCTTTCCGGTAAAAGCTTCATTCCGCTTCTCATTTCTTCCGGCTGCGGCGTGCCCGGTATTATGGCATCCCGCACCATAGAAAATGAGAAAGACCGCAAAATGACGATTATGGTAACCACATTTATACCCTGCGGAGCGAAGCTCCCGATTATCGCCCTGATTGGAGGAGCTATGTTCCCGACGTTTGTCTGGATTGCTCCGGCGATGTATTTTTTGGGCATCATCATGGTTATTGTTTCGGGTATCATTCTAAAGAAAACAAGATTGTTTGCGGGTGACCCCGCTCCGTTCGTTATGGAACTGCCCCAATACCATATTCCCGGCGCAAAGGGTGTTTTGATTCACATGTGGGAACGCGGCAAGGCGTTTATTATCAAAGCAGGTACCGTGATTTTTGTCGCGTGCGGTGTGATTTGGTTCCTTTCCAACTTCGGATGGAATATGCAAATGGTGGAGGAAGACCAGAGCATACTCGCGGCAATCGGACGTGTGATTGCGCCGCTCTTTATTCCCCTTGGCTTCGGCAACTGGAAAGCCGCTGTTGCCACAGTATCCGGATTGGTCGCAAAAGAAAACGTAGTCGGTACTTTCGGCGTTCTGTTTGGCTTGAGCGATGCGGCGGAGGACGATCCTGCGCTGCTGGGTAACATCGCTACTATGTTTACGACCGTTGGCGCAATGTCGTTTATGGTGTTTAATTTACTTTGCGCTCCCTGCTTTGCGGCAATCGGCGCGATTAAGCGTGAAATGGGCGGCTGGAAGTGGACGTTTATCACCATAGGCTATCAAACAGGATTAGCGTATGCTATGGCATTCATGATTAACCAAATTGGAAGTGTGCTCGTGTTTGGTCAGGCGTTTGGTCTGGGGACCGCGCTTGCAGTATTCGTTTTAATCGGTATGCTCTATCTCTTGTTCCGCAGCTACAAACCGAAAAACGAGCATACCTTAAAGGAAGCCCGTATAGGAGCCTAA
- a CDS encoding FeoB-associated Cys-rich membrane protein: MATIIIGTIVFAAMAAAAWYTIKAHKAGKCVGCSGCNGHCEHCSEEVKKKVNKV, translated from the coding sequence ATGGCAACAATCATTATAGGAACAATCGTATTTGCTGCAATGGCGGCGGCAGCCTGGTACACAATTAAGGCGCATAAAGCTGGCAAGTGTGTCGGCTGTTCAGGCTGTAATGGGCACTGTGAACACTGCTCCGAAGAAGTGAAAAAGAAAGTTAACAAGGTTTAA
- a CDS encoding HD domain-containing phosphohydrolase — translation MDKKILYHDIIDSIFAALSARDIYTANHSVRVGDLTQLFCFWLEVEANEAEIFHMAAHVHDIGKIGIPDAILNKSEKLLPEEWEQIKKHPQIGADILGKSENLKEISSIVLHHHERWDGFGYPDGLKDHAIPFGSRILAVCDSIDAMKSRRAYRAPLSDEVCCKEIKRNIGKMYDPLIASCALKHWDELMCSYKETAFSAIQSTEG, via the coding sequence TTGGATAAAAAAATATTATATCACGATATCATAGACAGTATCTTTGCCGCGTTAAGCGCAAGGGATATCTATACGGCGAACCATTCTGTCAGAGTAGGGGATTTGACACAGTTGTTTTGCTTTTGGTTGGAAGTGGAAGCAAATGAGGCTGAAATTTTTCATATGGCAGCTCATGTACATGACATCGGGAAAATTGGGATTCCTGACGCCATTTTAAATAAGTCGGAAAAACTTTTGCCGGAAGAGTGGGAGCAAATCAAAAAGCATCCCCAGATTGGTGCGGATATCTTAGGCAAATCAGAGAATCTAAAGGAAATATCCAGTATTGTACTGCATCATCATGAGCGCTGGGACGGTTTCGGTTACCCGGACGGGCTGAAAGACCATGCAATTCCTTTTGGGTCAAGAATTCTGGCTGTTTGCGATTCCATCGATGCGATGAAAAGCCGGAGAGCCTACCGCGCACCATTGAGCGACGAGGTATGCTGTAAGGAAATTAAAAGGAATATTGGTAAGATGTATGATCCTCTGATCGCAAGCTGCGCGCTAAAGCATTGGGATGAACTGATGTGCAGCTATAAGGAAACTGCTTTTTCTGCAATACAGAGTACGGAGGGATAG
- a CDS encoding metal-dependent transcriptional regulator, translating into MLSSSKKRYLFAIYELGFDGREVRCKDIAASLQVKRPSVSKMLNFLTEDGIIEKECYGSVHFTDEGARMANKLYTNYLLLCTFFFEQLHVSAENSRHDAIFSLCDLSDESIEHFSEIVLKLGQKM; encoded by the coding sequence ATGTTGTCCTCTTCCAAAAAACGATATTTGTTTGCAATTTACGAATTGGGTTTCGATGGCAGAGAAGTTCGATGCAAAGATATTGCGGCTTCGCTCCAAGTAAAACGGCCAAGCGTTTCCAAAATGCTTAATTTTCTTACCGAAGACGGTATAATAGAAAAGGAGTGTTACGGTTCCGTACATTTTACCGATGAAGGTGCGCGTATGGCAAACAAGCTTTATACCAATTATTTGCTCTTATGCACTTTTTTCTTTGAACAGCTTCATGTGTCGGCAGAAAATTCCCGGCATGATGCCATTTTTTCATTGTGTGACCTTTCAGATGAAAGCATAGAACATTTTTCAGAGATTGTATTAAAGCTCGGACAGAAAATGTGA
- a CDS encoding LytTR family DNA-binding domain-containing protein — translation MKLAIHKGSEFSEAEITVNCSKIDVRLERLIRYIKQYTFIFQAKTETGLCFVPAEEIYFIDSVDGKTFLYSKEKVYGYSENLSELESKLIDSAFVRISKSCILNTVYLESVAPLWNHRLEAVLTNGEKLIVARHYIENLKEKMMDWGELK, via the coding sequence TTGAAATTAGCGATACATAAAGGCTCTGAATTTTCCGAGGCGGAAATTACAGTAAATTGCTCGAAAATTGATGTAAGACTGGAACGGCTCATTCGGTATATTAAACAATACACATTTATCTTTCAAGCCAAGACAGAAACAGGCTTGTGTTTCGTGCCGGCAGAAGAAATCTATTTTATCGATTCTGTTGATGGAAAGACTTTTTTGTACTCCAAAGAAAAGGTGTACGGATACTCGGAAAATCTGTCTGAGCTTGAAAGCAAACTGATTGATTCGGCATTCGTACGAATCAGTAAAAGCTGCATTTTAAATACTGTTTATCTGGAATCCGTCGCACCGTTATGGAATCATAGACTTGAAGCAGTGCTGACAAACGGAGAAAAACTGATTGTTGCAAGGCATTATATCGAAAACCTGAAAGAAAAAATGATGGATTGGGGGGAGCTCAAATGA
- a CDS encoding DUF3021 family protein: protein MNKMWNVYLSRAAAAFTASFVFTALFNMMQGNMQGNYIFSLELLGFIVVIEIIDYVMAKFQFKSQAIYFISVFTLMYLCFLAFSYFGNWFRFTIGHFFLFSLVFVILFLLLHLYYRLALKSDAANINNKLKKRNSK, encoded by the coding sequence ATGAATAAAATGTGGAATGTCTATCTATCCCGGGCAGCGGCAGCTTTTACAGCCTCGTTTGTATTCACTGCACTTTTTAATATGATGCAGGGGAATATGCAGGGGAATTATATTTTTTCACTGGAATTGCTTGGATTTATCGTTGTGATAGAAATCATTGATTATGTTATGGCAAAGTTTCAGTTCAAATCTCAAGCAATTTATTTTATTTCCGTGTTTACCCTGATGTATCTTTGTTTTCTGGCCTTTTCTTACTTCGGAAATTGGTTTCGCTTTACGATCGGTCACTTTTTTCTGTTTTCTCTGGTGTTTGTAATCCTGTTTTTGCTGCTCCATTTGTATTACCGTCTCGCGCTTAAATCGGATGCCGCGAATATCAATAATAAACTGAAAAAAAGAAATTCAAAGTGA
- a CDS encoding isoprenylcysteine carboxylmethyltransferase family protein: MYIFGDTYFQGAVLKNVFQIVFLLVITSEFLILIFTSWNSHKNSGKKTKSDRGSMLIIMFGYWLAILMNPICIHSFPLIMPTFVFWIGVILTILGVILRVFSVWTLGKFFTLAVQVGSEQKIVQIGPYRLLRHPAYTGSILSLIGIALSFRSPWGVAVTLLIIAAVYGYRIKTEETTLEKSFGLQYQDYEKHTWRLIPYIW; encoded by the coding sequence TTGTATATTTTCGGTGATACATATTTTCAGGGTGCCGTACTGAAAAATGTTTTTCAAATTGTATTTCTCCTTGTCATTACTTCGGAATTTTTAATTCTGATTTTCACAAGCTGGAACAGCCATAAAAACTCTGGGAAAAAGACAAAAAGTGACAGGGGCTCCATGCTGATCATTATGTTTGGTTATTGGCTGGCAATTCTTATGAACCCCATTTGTATTCATTCGTTTCCGCTGATTATGCCAACGTTTGTGTTTTGGATTGGAGTCATATTGACCATTCTGGGCGTTATCCTGCGGGTATTTTCCGTTTGGACATTGGGAAAGTTCTTTACTTTAGCGGTACAGGTAGGCTCCGAGCAGAAAATTGTACAGATAGGGCCGTATCGGCTTCTGCGCCATCCGGCATATACCGGCAGTATTTTATCGCTGATCGGAATTGCACTGTCGTTTAGGTCACCCTGGGGTGTTGCTGTAACCTTGCTGATTATAGCTGCTGTATATGGCTATCGAATCAAAACGGAAGAAACCACCCTAGAAAAAAGCTTTGGTTTACAATATCAGGATTACGAAAAACATACATGGCGGTTAATCCCCTATATCTGGTAA
- a CDS encoding response regulator transcription factor: MSRIMVADDDSNIRELIHVLLKNEGFDILEAVDGLDALSKFENEKLDLLILDIMMPNMDGWKLCQEIRRYGDLPILMLTAKGETSQKVKGFELGTDDYLTKPFEPAELVVRVKALLKRYHIATSKIIQLGYIVMDKNLFTVQTKTENITLPLKEFELLFMLAGYPGKTFSRDQLIEDIWGFDFDGNERTLDVHIGRIRERFPEKIYGFKITTIRGLGYRLTVTI, from the coding sequence ATGAGCAGAATTATGGTTGCGGACGACGATTCCAATATTCGTGAGCTAATCCATGTGTTACTTAAAAATGAAGGGTTTGATATATTGGAAGCCGTAGATGGATTAGATGCCCTTTCAAAGTTTGAAAATGAAAAATTAGACTTGTTGATATTAGACATAATGATGCCAAATATGGATGGCTGGAAATTGTGTCAAGAAATTCGCAGATATGGCGATTTACCGATCCTAATGCTGACAGCAAAAGGAGAAACCAGTCAAAAAGTCAAGGGATTTGAACTTGGAACAGATGATTACTTGACGAAACCCTTTGAACCGGCTGAGTTAGTAGTACGTGTAAAAGCACTGCTCAAACGTTACCACATTGCAACGTCAAAGATTATTCAGCTTGGCTACATCGTCATGGATAAGAATTTATTTACAGTTCAGACTAAAACAGAAAATATCACATTGCCTCTTAAAGAGTTTGAGCTGCTATTCATGCTGGCAGGCTATCCCGGAAAAACCTTTTCAAGAGATCAATTGATAGAAGATATTTGGGGATTTGATTTTGATGGAAACGAACGGACGCTGGATGTTCATATTGGGCGTATTCGAGAGAGATTTCCAGAGAAAATATACGGTTTTAAAATCACCACGATACGAGGCCTTGGATACAGGCTCACGGTAACGATATGA
- a CDS encoding HAMP domain-containing sensor histidine kinase has protein sequence MKKSKFTVTLSFVLLLILLLVCFWSAYYIITPFFSFEGIHIKVSEYLIISMVGVLFYTLLLLLMQICHHKNKKDQSHRNFYSEIQDALDKITKGDFGVIIDMTQCNNHHHLIDLAEKVNVMAQELGGMETMRQDFVSNVSHEIRSPLTSIRGFATLLKNENLSKDERLHYIDIIETESLRLSKLSDNLLKLSNLDSEFISFQPKPYLLNKQLKDVILMLEPQWSAKSIDLVVEDEPADVVADEELLSQVWINLLHNSIKFTQEGGRICVSVSNVEKGVKVMIADNGIGMTADTLTHIFERFYMADKSRSRKAGGSGLGLSIVKRIIEMHQGSIYAESQPGMGTTFSVNIPYKNIK, from the coding sequence ATGAAGAAAAGTAAATTTACAGTTACGCTAAGCTTTGTTTTACTTTTAATCTTACTCCTTGTGTGCTTTTGGTCTGCTTATTATATCATTACTCCTTTTTTTAGTTTTGAAGGAATCCACATTAAAGTTTCAGAATATTTAATAATCTCAATGGTTGGAGTTCTTTTCTATACGTTGCTGTTGTTGTTAATGCAAATTTGCCATCATAAGAACAAAAAGGATCAATCTCATCGTAACTTTTATAGCGAAATTCAAGATGCGCTAGACAAAATAACCAAAGGCGATTTTGGAGTTATCATAGATATGACTCAGTGTAACAATCATCATCATTTGATTGACTTGGCTGAAAAAGTGAATGTCATGGCACAGGAACTTGGCGGAATGGAAACGATGCGTCAAGATTTTGTATCTAACGTATCTCATGAAATTCGGTCTCCGTTGACCTCCATACGTGGCTTTGCTACATTGTTGAAAAATGAAAATTTGAGTAAAGACGAGCGCCTACATTATATTGATATAATTGAGACTGAGAGCTTACGTCTATCTAAGCTCAGTGACAATTTACTGAAATTATCCAATTTGGATTCAGAATTTATATCGTTCCAGCCAAAACCATATTTGCTCAATAAACAGCTTAAAGATGTCATACTTATGCTGGAACCGCAATGGTCTGCTAAAAGCATAGACCTTGTTGTTGAGGACGAACCTGCTGATGTAGTAGCAGATGAGGAACTGCTCAGCCAAGTGTGGATTAACCTGCTGCATAATAGTATTAAATTCACACAGGAGGGCGGAAGAATTTGTGTGTCTGTTTCGAATGTAGAAAAAGGAGTCAAAGTTATGATAGCAGACAATGGAATTGGTATGACAGCTGATACGCTAACCCATATTTTTGAACGGTTTTATATGGCTGATAAATCGCGCAGCCGGAAAGCCGGCGGTAGTGGGCTGGGTTTATCTATCGTAAAACGAATCATAGAAATGCACCAGGGTTCTATTTATGCAGAAAGTCAGCCTGGCATGGGAACTACTTTTAGCGTAAACATTCCTTATAAAAATATAAAATAA
- a CDS encoding DUF960 family protein, with translation MKPKTTSTVEIKLITSEKVKDALPKALIEYLWSLVYSESASKNILQIFELSASQLCEREVQDIVHLVENSEFRSSHRVFGSLPVNEEIHVIRFGKGYHMILAKEKICYTCHSCMCSIRLVH, from the coding sequence ATGAAACCTAAAACAACAAGTACAGTGGAAATAAAATTGATAACTTCTGAAAAAGTAAAGGACGCTTTGCCAAAAGCACTGATAGAATATTTATGGTCTCTTGTATATTCCGAATCTGCTTCTAAGAACATACTACAGATTTTTGAACTATCAGCAAGCCAGTTATGCGAAAGAGAGGTACAGGACATTGTACACTTGGTGGAAAACTCCGAATTCCGAAGTAGCCACAGAGTGTTTGGATCTTTGCCTGTTAATGAAGAGATTCATGTAATTCGTTTTGGGAAAGGCTATCATATGATATTGGCAAAAGAAAAAATTTGCTACACATGTCATAGCTGCATGTGTAGCATTCGTCTTGTCCACTAA
- a CDS encoding metal-dependent transcriptional regulator, whose product MQKNGLHESGENYLKEIYIIQKNQGFVRSIDIAQKFGYSKPSISRAMKILKENHYIVMDNDKVIRLTDSGEEKAQIIFQRYLFIKRFLILVLQVDEKTASQDACKMEHRISEETFKQMQLTLNKMAEVKKNS is encoded by the coding sequence ATGCAGAAAAATGGTTTGCATGAATCAGGGGAAAATTATTTGAAGGAAATTTATATAATACAAAAGAATCAAGGATTTGTACGCTCTATTGACATTGCCCAAAAATTTGGGTATTCAAAGCCCAGTATCAGCAGAGCGATGAAAATTTTGAAAGAGAATCATTATATCGTTATGGATAATGATAAAGTAATAAGGCTGACTGATTCAGGAGAAGAAAAGGCGCAAATAATATTCCAAAGATATCTTTTCATAAAGCGTTTTTTGATTTTAGTGCTGCAAGTCGATGAAAAAACCGCATCTCAGGATGCTTGCAAAATGGAGCACCGTATCAGTGAAGAGACATTCAAACAAATGCAATTGACATTAAACAAAATGGCCGAAGTAAAGAAAAATTCATAG